From Toxorhynchites rutilus septentrionalis strain SRP chromosome 2, ASM2978413v1, whole genome shotgun sequence, a single genomic window includes:
- the LOC129766664 gene encoding uncharacterized protein LOC129766664, whose translation MCVEDRWKAVRQHQLCRRCLGSHGRWPCKADVCGVGRCLENHHRLLHSPKQNPSERSTVSSNTVSLHHLSHESTLFRVIPIRLYGRSRSVETFAFLDDGSSITMMEQELADQLAERGKPNQLCLQWTGGVTKRINDAQVMTLKISGRDVQKQYTLNDVYTVDNLDLPVQLFCHEDMAKKHPHLQGIPVGSYRQATPRVLIGLSNVKLLTSLKTREGRQGEPVASKTRLGWTVYGSNSSRSAQYMHRTLHISTKSPDEELNELVKQYFSVESFGVAVVPVAEGSEDRRARIILEDTTVRTRSGKFETGLLWRHDYVEFPDSRPAAVKRLVGLEHKLSKNLYEKVREQICQYEIKAYAHRATIDELKRFDPRRTWFLPLGVALNPRKPEKVRVVWDVAAKVNGVSLNSKLMKGPDLTASLTAVLFLFRQRQVTGDIKEMFHQLYIRQQDRQSQLFLWRDEPTKPIETYVIDVATFGSTCSPCYAQYIKNRNAEEHREEYPNAADAIIKNHYVDDYLDSQDTPEEVIRLLLQVKKVHQRAGFEIRNWLSNSKDVLRRVGDSIPTLSKNFVVGKEEGMERVLGIVWIPRDDMFRFTIVFRSDVQDIVESDDVPTKRQVLRAVMSIFDPLGLIASVTIHGKILVQELWRQKIGWDDCIPENIWGKWKRWI comes from the coding sequence ATGTGTGTAGAAGATCGTTGGAAGGCCGTACGGCAGCATCAGCTCTGTCGTCGCTGCCTCGGCTCTCATGGGCGTTGGCCATGTAAAGCGGATGTATGCGGAGTGGGGCGATGTTTGGAGAATCACCATCGTCTGCTTCACTCGCCGAAGCAGAACCCTTCAGAGAGGTCGACAGTTAGCAGTAATACAGTGTCATTGCATCATCTGTCGCACGAATCAACACTGTTTCGTGTGATTCCAATCAGGTTGTATGGGAGGAGTCGTTCAGTGGAGACGTTCGCGTTCCTTGACGATGGATCATCGATTACGATGATGGAGCAAGAGCTAGCTGATCAACTAGCCGAACGAGGAAAACCAAATCAGCTGTGTTTGCAATGGACTGGTGGTGTTACAAAAAGGATTAATGATGCGCAGGTGATGACGTTAAAGATTTCTGGACGCGATGTGCAAAAGCAATACACATTGAATGACGTTTACACCGTTGACAATCTGGATTTGCCTGTTCAATTATTTTGTCATGAGGATATGGCAAAGAAACATCCACATCTCCAAGGCATACCTGTAGGAAGTTATCGGCAAGCGACTCCAAGGGTCCTGATCGGACTGAGCAATGTTAAATTACTTACATCGTTAAAAACACGCGAGGGTCGCCAAGGAGAACCAGTCGCAAGCAAGACTAGACTTGGTTGGACTGTATATGGTTCAAATAGCTCACGTTCAGCGCAGTACATGCATCGAACGTTGCATATCTCTACAAAATCACCAGATGAAGAGCTGAATGAGCTCGTGAAGCAATATTTTTCTGTTGAGAGCTTTGGTGTGGCCGTAGTTCCAGTAGCTGAGGGGAGTGAAGATAGACGTGCTCGAATCATTTTGGAAGACACGACAGTGCGTACTAGATCTGGGAAGTTTGAAACCGGATTGTTATGGCGGCATGACTACGTGGAGTTTCCGGATAGTCGACCAGCAGCAGTTAAAAGATTAGTTGGCCTCGAACATAAGTTGAGTAAAAATTTGTACGAAAAGGTTCGTGAGCAAATTTGTCAGTATGAAATCAAGGCATACGCGCATAGAGCAACGATAGACGAATTGAAGCGGTTTGATCCTCGGCGCACGTGGTTTCTTCCGCTTGGTGTGGCTCTGAATCCAAGGAAGCCAGAGAAAGTGCGAGTGGTCTGGGATGTAGCGGCAAAAGTCAACGGAGTGTCTCTAAATTCGAAGTTGATGAAAGGTCCGGATCTAACAGCTTCACTCACGGCAGTTTTGTTTCTATTTCGTCAAAGGCAAGTAACAGGCGACATAAAGGAAATGTTCCACCAGCTGTACATTCGTCAACAAGATCGGCAATCCCAGTTGTTCTTGTGGAGAGATGAGCCGACAAAACCTATCGAAACGTATGTGATTGATGTCGCAACTTTTGGGTCTACTTGTTCACCGTGTTATGCACAATACATCAAAAACCGAAATGCTGAAGAACATAGAGAGGAGTACCCGAACGCAGCAGATGCTATAATCAAAAACCATTACGTGGATGACTACCTAGATAGTCAAGATACTCCAGAAGAAGTGATTCGGCTACTGCTACAAGTGAAAAAGGTTCACCAAAGAGCTGGTTTCGAAATAAGAAATTGGTTGTCGAATTCGAAAGACGTCTTGAGACGGGTCGGGGATTCCATCCCGACTTTATCGAAGAACTTTGTGGTTGGCAAAGAAGAAGGAATGGAACGTGTTCTCGGGATTGTGTGGATTCCCCGTGACGATATGTTTCGCTTCACCATAGTTTTCCGTTCAGACGTACAAGACATCGTAGAGAGTGATGATGTTCCTACTAAACGGCAAGTGTTGAGAGCAGTGATGAGCATTTTTGATCCACTTGGATTGATCGCGTCTGTAACTATTCACGGAAAGATACTAGTTCAGGAGTTGTGGCGACAAAAAATAGGCTGGGACGATTGTATTCCGGAAAATATATGGGGCAAGTGGAAGCGATGGATATAA
- the LOC129766665 gene encoding uncharacterized protein LOC129766665, with protein sequence MHVFVDASELAYTALSYFRIIDRGIVRVALVAAKSKVAPLQALSIPRLELQAAVLGVRLVVVVEVVEPHSIPVQRRIFWSDSSTVLSWIGSDQRRYRPFVAFRINEILTESDEKEWHWVPTRLNVADEGTKWTKIPDLSQHGRWFKGPEFLYKEEAFWPQQNQHLSETTEDLRVVHVHKHLITEPLVDFSRFSRWERLLGALRYVYRFLWRSKRVDSENISTRGELQAAERIVWKQVQSEEFHDEMVILKRNLELVSREQHLQLPKCSRIINVSPCLDEFGVMRSESRLESANLIQYDARFPIILPRGHHATNLLLDWYHRKYRHENGEIIVNEIRQRFSIARLRIEVRKAAKHCQWCRVFKAVPNAPRMAALPPARLMPFTRPFTCTGIDYFGPYLIKIGRSCVKRPLTYIPLKNSEEESLTPNHFLLLNSKGTCQPMKTPVQDGIVLRSSWNLIQNVLDRFWNRWVKEYLPTISRRTKWFSDTRPIKVGDLVVVVDDQVRNKWVRGRVLKVFPGKDGRVRKVELQTSTGVYQRPVVKLALLDVEGSSTA encoded by the exons ATGCACGTCTTCGTAGATGCTAGCGAGTTAGCTTATACAGCACTCAGCTATTTTCGTATAATTGACCGTGGGATTGTCCGTGTTGCTCTAGTCGCAGCGAAATCTAAGGTTGCCCCACTCCAAGCTCTATCGATACCCCGACTTGAACTTCAGGCAGCCGTACTGGGTGTCAGACTAGTAGTGGTAGTGGAGGTAGTGGAACCTCACAGCATACCGGTACAACGTCGTATATTTTGGAGTGACTCCAGTACGGTACTTTCGTGGATTGGATCCGATCAAAGACGATATCGTCCGTTTGTAGCGTTCAGAATTAACGAAATCTTAACAGAGTCAGATGAAAAAGAATGGCACTGGGTTCCTACCCGATTAAATGTGGCCGATGAAGGCACTAAGTGGACCAAGATTCCAGATCTTTCACAGCATGGTCGCTGGTTTAAAGGACCGGAGTTCCTTTACAAGGAAGAAGCATTCTGGCCGCAACAAAATCAACACCTGTCAGAAACAACAGAAGATTTACGAGTTGTTCATGTTCACAAACATCTAATTACTGAACCATTAGTTGACTTTAGTCGTTTCTCCAGATGGGAAAGGCTTTTAGGAGCATTGAGATACGTGTATCGTTTCCTCTGGAGATCTAAAAGGGTCGATAGCGAGAATATATCAACAAGAGGCGAACTACAAGCAGCAGAGAGAATTGTGTGGAAGCAGGTACAAAGCGAAGAATTTCACGATGAAATGGTGATCCTCAAACGTAACCTGGAACTAGTGAGTAGAGAGCAGCATCTGCAGCTGCCTAAATGCAGTCGAATAATTAACGTATCACCCTGTCTTGACGAGTTTGGGGTGATGCGCAGCGAGAGTCGTTTGGAATCTGCCAACTTAATTCAGTACGATGCCAGGTTCCCGATAATCCTCCCGAGGGGACATCACGCAACAAATCTTTTATTAGATTGGTATCATCGTAAGTATAGACACGAGAACGGAGAAATAATCGTCAACGAAATACGCCAGAGATTTTCCATTGCACGATTGAGAATTGAAGTGCGGAAGGCAGCTAAACACTGTCAATGGTGCCGAGTCTTCAAGGCGGTGCCAAATGCACCACGAATGGCTGCTCTTCCTCCCGCCAGGCTCATGCCATTCACTCGACCGTTCACATGCACCGGAATCGACTATTTTGGTCCCTATCTTATTAAAATAGGAAGAAGTTGCGTGAAAAG GCCATTGACCTACATACCATTGAAAAATTCAGAGGAAGAATCGCTAACCCCGAATCATTTCCTTCTGCTTAATTCGAAGGGAACTTGTCAGCCGATGAAGACACCAGTACAAGATGGTATTGTACTGAGGAGTAGCTGGAACCTTATTCAGAATGTTTTGGATCGTTTTTGGAATCGTTGGGTTAAAGAGTATTTGCCAACAATCTCACGAAGAACTAAGTGGTTTTCTGATACTAGGCCAATTAAGGTGGGAGACTTGGTAGTAGTAGTGGATGATCAAGTAAGAAATAAATGGGTGAGAGGACGGGTCTTGAAGGTATTCCCAGGTAAAGATGGAAGAGTTCGGAAGGTAGAACTGCAGACTTCGACAGGAGTGTACCAGAGGCCGGTTGTTAAGTTGGCTTTGCTGGATGTCGAAGGTTCTAGTACAGCTTAG